From one Rhopalosiphum padi isolate XX-2018 chromosome 2, ASM2088224v1, whole genome shotgun sequence genomic stretch:
- the LOC132921421 gene encoding protein HGH1 homolog encodes MGSEIPHHLTLVMVHSLMIDRGDPKFKNDVLQHLLVLTADKYKENKAIVDNIDELLRGLFNVLDSDIANAKDACLCLVNISSKENGLKKIISCINSNISSNNSEIIPKIIRYIDQKTPEIANAVLMLLCNLTRDKNHATQVYEAFGDQITILESFMKLFITRDVEHETNYDYISYLLSNLCQLHEVRMWLMNSDNFQKLLPFLNLNNSLRRAGVIMTLKNCCFELEKHEWLLSEDLDLLPRLLLPLAGPEQFDEEDNEKLPLDLQYLPDDKEREPDSDLRLALLQALTQLSAKRNCREIIRDQGTYLILRELHKWEPNMELKLVCENLVDILIKTEDEIGTDNFHDLDVPEDLIDKFKKMDEAYLS; translated from the exons ATGGGTTCGGAGATACCACATCATTTAACGCTTGTTATGGTCCACTCATTGATGATAGATCGTGGCgatccaaaatttaaaaatgacgtTCTACAACATTTACTGG tgCTGACGGCTGATAAATACAAAGAAAACAAGGCGATCGTTGATAATATTGATGAATTATTGAGAGGTCTATTTAATGTTTTGGATAGCGATATAGCCAATGCTAAAGATGCCTGTTTGTGTTTGGTTAATATTTCGTCAAAAGAAAATggtctgaaaaaaataatttcctgtATAAATAGTAACATCAGTTCAAATAACTCG GAAATCATAccaaaaataatacgatatatcgATCAAAAAACACCAGAGATTGCTAATGCAGTACTGATGTTGTTGTGCAATCTGACCCGTGACAAAAATCATGCAACTCAAGTGTATGAAGCATTTGGAGATCAAATCACCATATTAGAATCATTTATGAAGTTATTCATCACCCGAGATGTAGAACATGaaacaaattatgattatatttcatatttactaTCCAATTTATGTCAGTTACATGAAGTAAGAAT GTGGTTAATGAATAgtgataattttcaaaaattacttccatttttaaacttaaataattcacTTCGAAGAGCTGGTGTCATCATGACATTAAAAAACTGTTGCTTTGAATTAg aaaagcATGAATGGTTATTAAGTGAAGATCTAGATTTGTTACCTCGTCTTCTTTTACCACTAGCTGGCCCTGAGCAGTTTGATGAAGAAGATAATGAAAAACTACCATTGGATTTACAATATCTACCTGATGATAAAGAACGTGAACCAGATTCAGATTTACGCTTAGCACTCTTACAAGCTTTGACTcag ttGAGTGCTAAAAGAAACTGCCGAGAAATAATCAGAGATCAAGGAACTTATCTCATTCTTAGGGAATTACACAAATGGGAACCTAATATGGAATTGAAATTAGTATGTGAAAATCTAGTGGACATTTTAATCaa GACTGAAGATGAAATAGGAACTGATAATTTCCACGACTTAGATGTACCGGAAgatttaatagataaatttaagaaaatggaTGAAGCTTATTTAAGTTGA